In a single window of the Papaver somniferum cultivar HN1 chromosome 8, ASM357369v1, whole genome shotgun sequence genome:
- the LOC113304704 gene encoding probable linoleate 9S-lipoxygenase 5 gives MQSYLTSNTPETLRKYREDELKILRGDGMGELQAWDRVYDYVLYNDLGTNRPILGNSTEFPYPRRGRTGRKLIKKDPSYESQMFVLNLNIYVPRDEKFSQLKFSDFLANSMKGLGQIVHPELRAIFDKTPNEFDCFEDVHYLYEGYQGRANQPVNSHSLSSCCCFSLEFVKEIFRSDGAHPLKFPKPGVIQADEVSWRSDEEFGREMLAGVNPVAICLLQNFPPTSTLDPTLYGNHTSSITKEHIEKNLNGLTVDEVLEKRKLFILDHHDHLISYLSRINITGTKTYATRTILLLQEDGTLKPLAIELSLPHPDGEIYGVENQVYTPAQEGVQGSIWQLAKAYAVVNDSGVHQLISHWLYTHAVIEPFIIATNRQLSVLHPIYKLLQPHYRDTMNINALARQILICVDGFIERCVFTGKFSMELSAKIYKGWNFIEQALPESLLKRGVAVPDPSKPHGLRILIEDYPFAVDGLEIWSAIHSWVLDYCSFYYPRDDLIQDDTELQSWWEDIITQGHGDLKDKPWWPKMQTLSELTQSCTTIIWISSALHAAVNFGQYPYAGYLPNRPTTSRRFMPKIGTHEYEELPKNPDLVFLQTINSQLNTLLVISLIENLSKHSTDEVFLGQREYPELWTKDATPLEAFKRFGEKLVNIENRIVEMNNEEQWKNRTGPVKIPYTLLCPYPLSYDPLGLTGRGIPNSVSI, from the exons ATGCAGAGTTACCTGACAAGTAACACACCTGAGACTTTACGTAAATATAGAGAAGACGAGCTCAAAATTCTTCGAGGAGATGGAATGGGAGAACTTCAGGCATGGGATCGAGTTTATGACTACGTACTGTATAATGATTTGGGAACCAACCGTCCTATTCTTGGAAATTCAACCGAGTTTCCTTACCCCCGAAGAGGAAGGACAGGGCGAAAACTCATTAAAAAGG ATCCAAGCTATGAAAGTCAAATGTTCGTGCTCAACTTAAACATTTATGTTCCTAGAGATGAAAAGTTTAGTCAACTCAAGTTTTCAGATTTTCTAGCCAACTCAATGAAAGGACTGGGTCAGATTGTTCACCCAGAACTAAGAGCAATTTTTGATAAGACCCCAAATGAATTTGATTGCTTCGAGGATGTGCATTATCTTTATGAAGGATACCAGGGTCGAGCCAATCAACCTGTAAATTCCCATTCATTGAGTTCATGTTGTTGTTTTAGCTTGGAGTTTGTTAAAGAAATCTTTCGTTCTGATGGTGCACATCCCCTTAAATTCCCCAAGCCTGGAGTCATACAAG CTGATGAGGTTTCTTGgaggagtgacgaagaattcggACGAGAAATGCTTGCAGGAGTTAACCCAGTCGCTATATGCCTTCTCCAA AATTTTCCCCCAACTAGTACACTTGATCCTACATTGTACGGAAACCACACGAGTTCCATAACCAAAGAACATATTGAGAAAAACTTGAATGGGCTAACAGTAGACGAG GTACTAGAGAAGAGGAAGTTGTTCATATTGGACCATCATGATCACCTGATTTCGTACTTAAGTCGGATAAATATAACCGGGACAAAAACCTATGCGACTAGGACAATCCTCTTGTTACAAGAAGATGGGACCTTAAAGCCTTTGGCGATTGAGCTGAGTTTACCGCATCCAGATGGAGAGATTTATGGTGTTGAAAATCAAGTCTACACACCAGCTCAAGAAGGTGTTCAGGGTTCAATTTGGCAGCTAGCCAAAGCTTATGCGGTTGTCAATGACTCTGGTGTTCATCAACTTATCAGCCACTG GTTGTATACCCATGCTGTGATTGAGCCATTCATAATTGCTACTAATAGACAACTGAGTGTTCTTCATCCAATCTATAAACTTTTGCAACCTCATTATCGAGATACAATGAATATTAATGCTTTGGCACGTCAGATTCTAATATGTGTAGATGGTTTTATTGAGAGATGTGTTTTCACAGGAAAGTTTTCCATGGAATTGTCTGCTAAGATCTATAAAGGATGGAATTTTATAGAACAAGCACTCCCCGAAAGTCTCCTTAAAAG AGGAGTTGCAGTTCCAGACCCAAGCAAACCACATGGTCTACGTATATTGATTGAGGATTATCCATTTGCAGTAGACGGGCTTGAGATCTGGTCAGCAATTCATAGTTGGGTCCTTGATTACTGTTCGTTTTACTATCCTAGAGATGACTTAATCCAAGATGATACCGAGCTCCAATCATGGTGGGAGGATATTATAACTCAAGGCCATGGTGATCTAAAAGATAAACCATGGTGGCCAAAAATGCAAACTCTATCTGAGCTAACTCAATCATGCACCACAATTATATGGATATCTTCAGCACTCCATGCAGCAGTGAACTTCGGACAATATCCATACGCAGGTTACCTTCCAAATCGTCCAACCACGAGTAGACGATTCATGCCTAAAATAGGAACACATGAATATGAGGAACTTCCGAAAAATCCAGATTTAGTGTTTTTACAAACCATCAACAGTCAACTTAACACTCTACTTGTTATATCTCTCATTGAAAATTTGTCCAAACATTCCACAGATGAAGTGTTTCTTGGACAAAGAGAATACCCTGAGCTTTGGACTAAAGATGCAACACCACTTGAAGCATTTAAAAGATTtggtgagaaattggtgaataTTGAGAATAGAATTGTGGAAATGAACAATGAAGAGCAATGGAAGAATAGAACGGGACCTGTAAAAATCCCATACACTCTTTTGTGTCCATATCCTTTATCTTATGATCCTCTTGGACTTacaggcaggggaatacccaacAGTGTTTCCATATAA